The Tepidisphaeraceae bacterium genomic sequence CAAACCCGTAAGTTACGCGGAACCCACCTCGGATCGCCGCAAGAAACGGGGCCAGAAAATTCGTACCGACCTGAACCACGTCGTTGGGCTTCAGGAAGATGTCCGGTTGAGCGCCTTCCCAGATCTTGGCCAAGTCCACACGGACGAAGATTTCCTTGTCTTTCCCGATCCGGCGGATCAGATCCGTCCGTTGGGGAATGGCCAATTGATCGAGCATGCCGGCCGACACGACCGCCTGCTTAAGGGTGATGTCGCGGCCGGTCAGGCTGTAGACACCAACCCGGTTCACGTGCCCACCCATGTAGTACTCGCCGACCACCGGCTGCGGGACGATGATCATGTCCTGCGGCTTAATGACGATGTTGTACTTCAGCTCGCCGTTGCGCAGCTGCGGAATCGGGATCCGGATAACCCGAGTATCGGACACTCCGGGGGCCTCATTGAATTCAAAAGCCGGTTCCGTCGTGGCAGCGGCGACGGCAGGCTGGGTTGTTTCGGGAAGCTCAGGGGCGGCATCGATATCACCGCCGGGGATGAGGACCGGCTTACCGTCGATCGTGATGTACCGGCCACCGGTTTCCGTTTCGGGCAGCGTCGCGGGTTGGTTGGAGACGCTCTCGTCGGTCGTCTGCAGGTAGACGGCCCGGAGCGCGAGCCGATCGGTGCCGGCGTCGACCTTCGGTTCCAGCGCGTCGGGCGCAGGACCGGTCGCCGGCGCGGGCTGCACGGTCGGTGGCGCCGTCTCGGCGGCGTCGACCGACTTCTGTCGAATGATGTACAGGTACTCAATGGTCGGCGCGGTCGTATCGCGGGCCAGCACCAGTGCGTCCAGCACGCGGAACTCGGACTGGATGATCGCGTACTGCCCGGGCTGCTGCACTGCGCCCAAGATGCTGAACGCCCGGCCGCGTGCCTCGGCGACCGTGACGGACACTTGGGCGTTCGTGATCAGCGCCGCGGCGCGGTAGGCTTCGACCACGGCCGCTTCCAGCTCGGCCTCGGTCATGCCCAGCGCCCGGATCTGCCCGATGTACGGCAGGCTCGCGTTGCCGCTCTCGCTCACCCGCACCGAACGCACCGTATCCACACCGGCGGCCTGCAGGTCGGAGATCGAGATGTTCACCAGGTCGCCGCGGTCCAGGCGGTAGTCGACCCGATTGGCGATCAAGTCTTCTGGTGTCGGGTCGCCTGCGTTCAGGAACTCGTCGTTGGCCTCTTCCACGCCAGTGTCGAGCGAGGTGAGGATCGGCATCGTCAGGGGCGTGCGCTCCATCCGACCGAGCTCTGAAGGGTCGATGAACGACTTCACCTCGCAGCCCACGCCCATGGCGAGCAACGCCGCGGCGGCGGCGGATTGCAGGGAATACTTCGCGACCAGTCCGTTGGATTTCGAAAGACGGGGCAGACGCAAGACGCGCTCCTTTCAACCGGCCGGGACATCCGAAGCCCCGGCCACCCGAACCCCTCGCGCGACGTGCGCCGCCGGGTGATTCGTACTATCTGATTATCACACCTGGACCCATTCGCCCGCCGGCCGCGCCACACGCACCGCGAACCACCCTTGGGAGGGGCCGCGGTACTTTACGATGCCAATCGGGTATTGCAACACGATGCCCGGACCCGAACGGGGGCCGATTACCGCGCGCCAAATGACGTCCTTTCGGTTTATCGGCCCATTCGCCCGATATATCACAGACAAATTCCGACTATGCTCCCACCGTCCAGATTTGACAGGTTTTCGGACCTTGGAATGGACCGTTGACGAGCCGTCAGGAAAGCGCAAGTCCCGTCGAAACTCGAGGAGCGAGCGTTCAGATCGGGTTCGGGTACCGACTTGCGAGGGGTTGGACCAGTTCCAGTTCGTTGCCGTCGGGGTCTTTGAAGAACGCCAACCGCACCGCCGGGTTGATTTCGGGGAAGAGCTTGGGCTCGATGTGGAACGCGATGCCCTTGCCGGTCAGCTCAGCGTAGGCTGCGTCGATGTCCGGAACTTCGAATGCGAAATGGACCCAACCCTGCCGGGCGCGGTCCATCGGCTCCAGACGTTCGATGATCTCGATGGTCGTCGGGCCGGCATCGACGAAGATGATGTTGCGCCCCGAGAACGAGCC encodes the following:
- a CDS encoding polysaccharide biosynthesis/export family protein, producing the protein MRLPRLSKSNGLVAKYSLQSAAAAALLAMGVGCEVKSFIDPSELGRMERTPLTMPILTSLDTGVEEANDEFLNAGDPTPEDLIANRVDYRLDRGDLVNISISDLQAAGVDTVRSVRVSESGNASLPYIGQIRALGMTEAELEAAVVEAYRAAALITNAQVSVTVAEARGRAFSILGAVQQPGQYAIIQSEFRVLDALVLARDTTAPTIEYLYIIRQKSVDAAETAPPTVQPAPATGPAPDALEPKVDAGTDRLALRAVYLQTTDESVSNQPATLPETETGGRYITIDGKPVLIPGGDIDAAPELPETTQPAVAAATTEPAFEFNEAPGVSDTRVIRIPIPQLRNGELKYNIVIKPQDMIIVPQPVVGEYYMGGHVNRVGVYSLTGRDITLKQAVVSAGMLDQLAIPQRTDLIRRIGKDKEIFVRVDLAKIWEGAQPDIFLKPNDVVQVGTNFLAPFLAAIRGGFRVTYGFGFLYDRNYADERQTLDN
- a CDS encoding VOC family protein — translated: MKITGTHHVALCTPNFEQTCKFYIETLGLKQVGSFSGRNIIFVDAGPTTIEIIERLEPMDRARQGWVHFAFEVPDIDAAYAELTGKGIAFHIEPKLFPEINPAVRLAFFKDPDGNELELVQPLASRYPNPI